The following proteins are encoded in a genomic region of Fusobacterium perfoetens ATCC 29250:
- a CDS encoding ABC transporter permease produces the protein MNFIESFNSAIKSLKGNRARSFLTMLGIIIGISSVITMSAIGKGGQKNITGKLKENGYGKFTVYADMKDENFRWKYLFEDEMIEKLKATNEFKNISPKITQRIYSKIKDRFEIVWLTVATPEYQKIDKVNFLYGRDFISFEYNSGEKIVIIDNITAKDIFGSPQNALGKNIRLALTRKDPEIDYRIVGVFENNFEDYVKAMGGKRIPRFARFPLSTYERLYDNASNYSSIVVESKDPSKASEDMAKMKNILENITGVSDLYEVKALSDGAASFDNILSTLNLFVTFVAGISLFVGGVGVMNIMLVSVIERTKEIGIRKAIGATNKDIMFQFLIESIILTGLGGVLGIILGFILGNIIGKIVNIPPLFSITSMVISLIVSMGIGIIFGVIPAKKAAELNPIEALRSE, from the coding sequence ATGAATTTTATAGAAAGTTTTAATAGTGCCATAAAAAGTTTAAAAGGAAATAGAGCTCGTTCATTTCTTACAATGTTAGGAATTATCATAGGAATTTCTTCTGTAATAACTATGTCTGCTATTGGAAAAGGTGGACAAAAAAATATAACAGGTAAATTAAAAGAAAATGGTTATGGAAAATTTACTGTTTATGCTGATATGAAAGATGAAAATTTTAGATGGAAATATCTTTTTGAAGATGAAATGATAGAAAAATTAAAAGCTACAAATGAATTTAAAAATATAAGCCCAAAGATTACTCAAAGAATATATTCTAAAATTAAAGATAGATTTGAAATTGTTTGGTTAACTGTAGCTACCCCTGAATATCAAAAAATAGATAAAGTAAATTTTTTATATGGTAGAGATTTCATATCTTTTGAATATAATTCTGGAGAAAAAATAGTTATAATTGATAATATTACAGCCAAAGATATTTTTGGCTCTCCACAAAATGCTTTAGGAAAAAATATAAGATTAGCACTTACTAGAAAAGACCCTGAAATTGATTATAGAATAGTTGGAGTCTTTGAAAATAATTTTGAAGATTATGTTAAAGCTATGGGAGGAAAAAGAATTCCTAGATTTGCAAGATTTCCTCTTTCTACTTATGAAAGATTATATGATAATGCTTCTAATTATAGCAGTATCGTTGTAGAATCTAAAGACCCTTCAAAAGCTTCTGAAGATATGGCAAAAATGAAAAATATTTTAGAAAATATTACTGGAGTTTCTGACTTATACGAAGTAAAGGCTCTTTCTGATGGAGCAGCTTCCTTTGATAATATATTAAGTACTCTAAATTTATTTGTAACTTTTGTGGCTGGAATCTCTCTTTTTGTTGGAGGAGTTGGAGTAATGAATATTATGCTTGTTAGTGTTATTGAAAGGACAAAAGAGATTGGAATAAGAAAAGCTATTGGAGCTACCAATAAAGATATTATGTTTCAATTTTTAATAGAATCTATTATTCTTACAGGATTAGGTGGAGTTTTAGGAATTATTCTAGGATTTATATTAGGAAATATTATTGGAAAAATTGTTAATATCCCACCATTATTTTCAATTACTTCTATGGTAATTTCTTTGATAGTTTCTATGGGAATTGGTATAATATTTGGTGTTATACCAGCTAAGAAAGCTGCTGAATTAAATCCTATTGAAGCTCTAAGAAGTGAATAA
- a CDS encoding hemolysin family protein, whose translation METLISRIFILLFLILISIFFAISEISLASARKLKLQIMEEKGNQNAKKVLEIQEKSGNFFAAVQIGTNAISILGGICGDDILTPFISSFVKEYFSFFSSKANTIGSIFSFIFVTSLFIEFADLIPRRLAMASPEKIAVKIIKPMTFFIFIFKPLIFIFNNFATFLFKIFKIQLNRNDSVTYDDIFAIVDAGVETGVIQKKEYSLIENVFELDTRWVSSIMTTRNEIIYFTLSESKKNIEDKICKHPHSKFLVCQESLDSVIGYVNSKDLLPLILKEKFNGFEDIRNVMNSNLLIIPNTLTISETLDKFNEIRDDFAVILNEYGNVVGIVTFYDVVNTLMGDTVYQDLNEQQIIARGENSWLIDGVTSIEDVKKVLGIEKFPEEDSYESIAGFMMFALKSIPKKAMKVEFQNYIFEVVDVDNYKIDQLLVTKK comes from the coding sequence ATGGAAACATTAATTTCTAGAATATTTATTTTATTATTTCTCATTTTAATAAGTATATTTTTTGCAATAAGTGAAATTTCATTAGCTTCAGCTAGAAAATTAAAATTACAAATCATGGAAGAAAAAGGAAATCAAAACGCCAAAAAAGTATTAGAAATTCAAGAAAAATCTGGAAATTTTTTTGCTGCTGTTCAAATAGGGACTAATGCAATTTCTATATTAGGAGGTATTTGTGGAGATGATATTTTGACTCCTTTTATAAGTTCTTTTGTAAAAGAATATTTTTCTTTTTTTTCTTCAAAAGCAAATACTATTGGGTCTATTTTTTCTTTTATTTTTGTAACAAGTTTATTTATAGAATTTGCAGACCTTATTCCTAGAAGATTGGCTATGGCTTCTCCTGAAAAAATAGCAGTAAAAATAATTAAACCTATGACATTTTTTATTTTTATTTTTAAACCCTTAATATTTATCTTTAATAACTTTGCTACTTTTCTCTTTAAAATATTTAAAATTCAATTAAATAGAAATGATTCTGTTACATATGACGATATCTTTGCTATTGTTGATGCTGGTGTTGAAACAGGAGTTATTCAAAAAAAAGAATATTCTCTTATTGAAAATGTTTTTGAACTTGATACAAGATGGGTTTCTTCTATTATGACTACAAGAAATGAAATTATATATTTCACTTTATCTGAATCTAAAAAAAATATAGAAGATAAAATTTGTAAACATCCTCATTCTAAGTTTTTAGTCTGTCAAGAATCTCTTGATTCTGTTATAGGGTATGTTAATTCCAAAGATTTACTTCCCCTTATTTTAAAAGAAAAATTTAACGGATTTGAAGATATTAGGAATGTAATGAACTCTAATCTCTTAATAATTCCTAATACATTAACTATATCAGAAACTCTAGATAAATTTAATGAAATTAGAGATGACTTTGCTGTAATTTTAAACGAATATGGTAATGTTGTTGGAATAGTAACATTTTATGATGTTGTTAATACTTTAATGGGAGATACTGTTTATCAAGATTTAAATGAACAACAAATAATTGCAAGAGGAGAAAATTCTTGGTTAATAGATGGAGTTACTTCTATAGAAGATGTTAAAAAAGTTCTTGGAATAGAAAAATTTCCTGAAGAAGATTCATATGAAAGTATTGCTGGTTTTATGATGTTTGCTTTAAAAAGTATTCCTAAAAAGGCCATGAAAGTAGAATTTCAAAATTATATTTTTGAAGTTGTAGATGTTGATAATTATAAAATAGACCAATTACTAGTTACAAAAAAATAA
- a CDS encoding LamB/YcsF family protein: MVRVDLNCDLGESFGAYKIGMDEEVLKYISSANVACGWHAGDSVVMEKTVSLAKKNGVAIGAHPGFPDLMGFGRRNLNASPAEVKTYIKYQLGALQAFAKAEGVVLQHVKPHGALYNMAAKDSKLAMAIAEAIKEVDDSLILMGLANSEMIKAGEALGLKVANEVFADRAYNDDGTLVARTLPGAVIHDKDLAIRRVIRMVKEGKVESINGKDVDIKVHTICIHGDNPEALVFSQKIREALINEGVEISSLRGDE, translated from the coding sequence ATGGTAAGAGTAGACTTAAATTGTGATTTAGGAGAAAGTTTTGGGGCGTATAAAATAGGAATGGATGAGGAAGTTTTAAAGTATATTTCTTCAGCTAATGTAGCTTGTGGATGGCATGCTGGAGATTCTGTTGTTATGGAAAAAACAGTTTCTTTAGCTAAAAAAAATGGAGTAGCTATAGGGGCACATCCAGGATTTCCTGATTTAATGGGATTTGGAAGAAGAAATTTAAATGCTTCACCAGCTGAAGTAAAAACATATATAAAATATCAACTAGGAGCACTTCAAGCTTTTGCTAAAGCTGAAGGAGTTGTTTTACAACATGTTAAACCTCATGGAGCTTTATATAATATGGCGGCAAAAGATAGTAAATTGGCCATGGCTATAGCTGAGGCTATAAAAGAAGTTGATGATAGTTTAATTTTAATGGGATTGGCTAATAGTGAAATGATAAAAGCTGGAGAAGCTCTTGGGTTAAAAGTAGCTAATGAAGTTTTTGCTGATAGAGCTTATAATGATGATGGAACATTGGTAGCTAGAACTTTACCAGGAGCAGTTATCCATGATAAAGATTTAGCTATAAGAAGAGTTATAAGAATGGTAAAAGAAGGAAAAGTAGAAAGTATAAATGGAAAAGATGTAGATATAAAAGTTCATACTATATGTATACATGGAGATAATCCAGAAGCTTTAGTATTCTCACAAAAAATAAGAGAAGCTCTTATTAATGAAGGAGTTGAAATTTCTTCGTTAAGAGGTGATGAATAA
- a CDS encoding YerC/YecD family TrpR-related protein, with the protein MNKLKNPMNDALFEAFLKLETLEECYAFFEDICTYKEIEAMSNRLEAAKLLNKGKTYEEILKDINISSSTLSRVSKALKYGTGGYETIIKRINKK; encoded by the coding sequence ATGAATAAACTAAAAAATCCCATGAATGATGCTTTATTTGAAGCTTTTTTAAAATTAGAAACTTTGGAAGAATGTTATGCTTTTTTTGAAGATATATGTACCTATAAAGAAATTGAAGCAATGAGTAATAGGCTGGAAGCAGCAAAACTTTTAAATAAAGGAAAAACTTATGAAGAAATATTAAAAGATATTAATATCTCTTCATCAACTTTAAGTCGTGTAAGTAAAGCCTTAAAATATGGAACAGGCGGATATGAAACTATAATAAAAAGAATAAATAAAAAATAA
- a CDS encoding efflux RND transporter periplasmic adaptor subunit has translation MNKQLRIITVISLILILLGGGIFISKNKKNNKNEIIYPTRIISTNNKRGYINVEGKIEANDTKKIFVDKKLKVDEVFIQEGDYVEKGQILMTFDETERNNIIRNLKREELSLAKIKRNLEVEKELLKLGGSSVNYIKELEEEIQRYQINIEEYQEDLLKTAERIISPVSGTVTSLLAQENYSVNTDEPLMEIADLSNIKIVLEVAEYDIKDIYLGQNLEIKPEAFEKKLSFKGKVTKISKISKPSSTTSENIVEVEVTPLEEIPNIIPGFKVSAKIFLEKNDDITISKNALLEDNNQYYVYIVDSNNTIIRRDVEIENIKGDSIIIKSGLKIGDEILTTPSLTLKPNDKIFKKTLNKIENKGEKLDNTNK, from the coding sequence ATGAATAAACAACTGAGAATAATTACTGTTATAAGTCTTATATTGATTTTATTAGGTGGTGGTATTTTTATTTCAAAAAATAAAAAAAACAATAAAAATGAAATAATATATCCTACAAGAATTATTTCAACTAATAATAAAAGAGGATATATCAATGTAGAGGGAAAAATAGAAGCAAATGATACAAAAAAAATATTTGTTGATAAAAAATTAAAAGTAGATGAGGTTTTTATTCAAGAGGGAGATTATGTTGAAAAAGGACAAATCCTTATGACTTTTGATGAAACAGAAAGAAATAATATAATTAGAAATTTAAAAAGGGAAGAATTAAGTTTAGCAAAGATTAAAAGAAATTTAGAAGTTGAAAAAGAATTACTAAAATTAGGTGGAAGTTCTGTTAACTATATTAAAGAATTAGAAGAGGAAATACAAAGATACCAAATAAATATTGAAGAATATCAAGAAGATTTATTAAAAACAGCTGAAAGAATAATAAGTCCTGTAAGTGGAACTGTTACATCTCTACTTGCTCAAGAAAATTATTCTGTAAATACTGATGAACCTTTAATGGAAATAGCAGATTTATCAAATATAAAAATAGTTTTAGAAGTTGCAGAGTATGATATAAAAGACATATATCTTGGTCAAAATCTTGAAATCAAACCAGAAGCTTTTGAAAAAAAACTATCTTTTAAAGGAAAAGTAACTAAAATATCTAAAATTTCAAAACCTTCTTCTACTACATCTGAAAATATTGTAGAAGTTGAAGTCACACCTCTTGAAGAAATTCCAAATATAATTCCTGGATTTAAAGTTTCAGCAAAAATCTTTTTAGAAAAAAATGATGATATTACTATCTCAAAAAATGCTTTACTTGAAGATAATAATCAATACTATGTTTATATTGTAGATTCTAACAATACAATTATAAGAAGAGATGTTGAAATTGAAAATATAAAAGGAGATTCAATCATTATAAAAAGTGGTTTAAAAATAGGAGATGAAATATTAACAACTCCTAGTTTAACATTAAAACCTAATGATAAAATTTTTAAAAAGACTCTTAATAAGATTGAAAATAAAGGTGAAAAGCTTGATAATACAAATAAATAA
- a CDS encoding ABC transporter ATP-binding protein, translating to MIIQINNINKYYINGENKLHALKNINFNIKKGEFVAIMGSSGSGKSTMMNILGCLDKEFEGEYILDDVNISNLSENEICKIRNSKIGFVFQSFNLLPKLTTEENVELPLVYAGIDKEERKKRALEVLKKVGLEKRVHHKPNELSGGQRQRVAIARALINNPSVILADEPTGNLDSVSENEIMNLFKELNNQGKTIIIVSHEPEIANFCKRILIFKDGKIIKDGESK from the coding sequence TTGATAATACAAATAAATAATATAAATAAATATTATATAAACGGAGAAAACAAACTTCATGCTTTAAAAAATATTAATTTTAATATAAAAAAAGGTGAGTTTGTTGCTATTATGGGAAGTAGTGGAAGTGGTAAATCTACTATGATGAATATTCTAGGTTGTCTTGATAAAGAGTTTGAAGGAGAATATATATTAGATGATGTTAATATCTCAAACTTAAGTGAAAATGAAATTTGTAAAATTAGAAATTCTAAAATTGGATTTGTCTTTCAATCTTTTAATCTACTTCCTAAATTAACTACTGAAGAAAATGTAGAACTTCCTTTAGTTTATGCTGGAATTGATAAAGAAGAGAGAAAAAAGAGAGCTTTGGAAGTTTTAAAAAAAGTTGGTCTTGAAAAAAGAGTTCATCACAAACCTAATGAACTTTCTGGTGGACAAAGACAAAGGGTAGCCATTGCTAGAGCTCTAATCAATAATCCATCTGTTATTCTAGCTGATGAACCTACAGGAAATTTAGATAGTGTTTCTGAAAATGAAATAATGAATCTATTTAAAGAATTAAATAATCAAGGAAAAACAATAATAATTGTAAGCCATGAACCTGAAATAGCAAATTTCTGTAAAAGAATTTTAATATTTAAAGATGGTAAAATAATAAAAGATGGTGAAAGTAAATGA
- a CDS encoding NRAMP family divalent metal transporter has product MADNKNKGAIVGAAFLMATSAIGPGFLTQTAVFTETFKANFAFTILVVTVATLIVQLNIWRVICVSGMRGQDIANKVAPGLGYFIAGLVSLGGLAFNIGNVGGAALGLNALFGCDITLGVVISGALAVFVFLSKDMGTVMDKLTKFLGALMIIVMGYVAVLSNPPVGAALHGAIFPESYSDLTLSIVTLLGGTIGGYITFAGAHRLIDANTKGIENLDKINQSSIMGVSIASLIRIMLFLAVLGVVSVGFKLDPANPPASAFKAGAGIIGYKIFGLVIFAAALTSIVGAAYTSVSFLKTLSKTVMEKEKYFIIGFIVFSTLVMAFLGKPVVLLVLAGSLNGLILPITLGVVLLGSRKKEIVGEYKHSTLLTVLGTIVVFVTGYAGIMSLKGIMQLFK; this is encoded by the coding sequence ATGGCGGATAACAAAAATAAAGGAGCCATAGTGGGGGCAGCCTTCCTTATGGCAACATCAGCTATAGGACCAGGATTTTTAACACAAACAGCTGTATTTACAGAAACTTTTAAAGCTAATTTTGCTTTTACTATTTTAGTTGTTACAGTAGCTACATTAATTGTTCAATTAAATATTTGGAGAGTAATTTGTGTTTCTGGAATGAGAGGACAAGATATTGCCAATAAAGTAGCTCCAGGATTAGGATATTTTATAGCTGGATTAGTTTCATTAGGAGGCCTTGCTTTTAATATAGGAAATGTTGGAGGAGCAGCTTTAGGATTAAATGCTTTATTTGGATGTGACATAACTTTAGGAGTAGTTATATCTGGGGCTTTAGCTGTATTTGTTTTTTTATCTAAAGATATGGGAACTGTAATGGATAAATTAACAAAATTTTTAGGAGCTTTAATGATAATTGTTATGGGGTATGTGGCTGTATTATCTAACCCTCCAGTAGGGGCAGCTCTTCATGGAGCAATTTTTCCAGAAAGTTATAGTGATTTAACTTTATCTATAGTAACTTTACTTGGAGGAACAATTGGAGGATATATAACATTTGCTGGAGCTCATAGACTTATAGATGCTAATACTAAAGGGATAGAAAATTTAGATAAAATTAATCAAAGTTCTATAATGGGAGTTTCAATAGCTTCTCTTATAAGAATTATGTTATTCTTAGCTGTACTTGGAGTTGTTTCAGTTGGATTTAAACTAGACCCAGCTAACCCACCAGCTTCTGCTTTTAAGGCTGGAGCCGGAATTATAGGATACAAAATATTTGGATTAGTTATTTTTGCTGCTGCTTTAACTTCAATAGTAGGAGCTGCTTATACTTCAGTTTCATTCTTAAAAACTTTATCAAAAACAGTAATGGAAAAAGAAAAATATTTTATAATAGGATTTATAGTATTTTCAACTTTAGTTATGGCTTTCCTAGGAAAACCTGTTGTTTTATTAGTTTTAGCAGGGTCACTTAATGGATTAATACTTCCAATAACTTTAGGAGTAGTATTATTAGGTTCAAGAAAAAAAGAAATTGTAGGAGAATATAAACATTCAACATTACTTACCGTTCTAGGAACAATAGTTGTTTTTGTAACTGGATATGCAGGAATAATGTCTTTAAAAGGAATAATGCAACTTTTTAAATAA
- the pxpB gene encoding 5-oxoprolinase subunit PxpB yields the protein MKFLKAGDSALIIELGNEISPIINYNLKKITEYLDSLNHKGIKDLLPTYRSIIVYYDPFVISFDELKGIVEKNCKIEDSNIVKIKKEIVEIPVLYGGEYGPDIENIASHNKLSVEEVISIHTSGEYLVYMLGFTPGFPYLGGMDKRIATPRLKTPRTKIPGGSVGIAGEQTGVYPIESPGGWQLLGRTPLNLFDPENEKPFLLKAGEYIKFVSISEKEYKDILEQVKNKTYVEKRYLKEE from the coding sequence ATGAAATTTTTAAAAGCCGGTGACTCAGCATTAATAATAGAATTAGGAAATGAAATTTCCCCAATAATAAATTATAATTTAAAAAAGATTACAGAATATTTAGATTCATTAAATCATAAAGGGATAAAAGATTTATTACCTACTTATAGGTCAATTATAGTTTACTATGACCCTTTTGTAATTTCTTTTGATGAATTAAAAGGAATAGTAGAAAAAAATTGTAAGATAGAAGATTCAAATATAGTAAAAATAAAAAAAGAAATAGTTGAAATACCAGTTTTATATGGTGGAGAATATGGTCCAGATATAGAAAATATAGCTTCTCATAATAAACTTTCAGTAGAAGAAGTTATATCAATCCATACATCTGGGGAATATTTAGTATACATGCTAGGATTTACACCAGGATTCCCATATTTAGGAGGAATGGATAAGAGAATAGCAACTCCTAGATTAAAAACACCAAGAACAAAAATACCTGGAGGTTCAGTAGGAATAGCTGGAGAACAAACAGGGGTATATCCAATTGAAAGTCCTGGAGGTTGGCAATTATTAGGAAGAACTCCTTTAAATTTATTTGACCCAGAAAATGAAAAACCATTTTTATTAAAGGCTGGGGAATATATAAAATTTGTATCTATTTCTGAAAAAGAATATAAGGATATTCTTGAACAAGTGAAAAATAAAACTTATGTTGAAAAGCGTTACTTGAAGGAGGAATAA
- a CDS encoding MATE family efflux transporter: MKLSNDLGKDSVLGLVFKLAVPTMLAQLVNLLYSIVDRMYIGHIPEIGGIALAGVGVCGPIVTFLSSFGTLIGLGGSITMSIKMGEKNEKEARQILFNSFSMLGILSIFLTIIFLLLKNKLIMIFGGSETTFIYANQYLTIYTLGSFFALMAVGLNFFITCQGFSMVGMATVIIGAITNIILDTVFIFYFNMGVSGAAWATVIAQVLSFLFAFSFLRSKKIIIPITKEKYSLKIIKNIIRFGFSPFFILATDSLILIMLNTMLQKYGGVAQGDLLISAATIIQSFLLLITGPLIGLSGGTQPLLSYNYGAKQIDRVKKAEKYIIIFALVLTGAMFFLTDYISPKFINFFTDEKELVEVSLWGIKNSLWGIIPLSFQYCYVDGFTAVGRIKTAFALSMNRKIIYVLSTLFLPMFFQAKFAFFAQPICDIIGAIVSITTFFFIFNKHLEKRLLQN; the protein is encoded by the coding sequence ATGAAATTATCAAATGATTTAGGAAAAGATTCTGTTTTAGGACTAGTTTTTAAGTTAGCTGTTCCTACAATGTTGGCTCAACTTGTTAATTTACTTTATAGCATAGTAGATAGAATGTATATAGGGCATATTCCTGAAATAGGAGGAATAGCATTAGCTGGAGTAGGGGTTTGTGGACCTATAGTTACTTTTTTATCTTCCTTTGGAACTCTTATAGGATTAGGTGGTTCTATAACTATGTCAATAAAAATGGGAGAAAAAAATGAAAAAGAAGCTAGACAAATTTTATTTAATAGTTTTTCTATGTTAGGAATTTTAAGTATTTTTTTAACGATAATTTTTTTACTTTTAAAAAATAAATTAATAATGATTTTTGGGGGAAGTGAAACAACTTTTATTTATGCTAATCAATATTTAACAATATATACTTTAGGAAGTTTTTTTGCTTTAATGGCTGTAGGATTAAACTTTTTTATAACTTGTCAAGGATTTTCTATGGTGGGAATGGCTACGGTAATTATTGGAGCAATAACAAATATAATTTTAGACACTGTTTTTATTTTTTATTTTAATATGGGAGTTAGTGGAGCAGCGTGGGCCACAGTAATTGCTCAAGTTTTATCTTTTCTTTTTGCTTTTTCATTTTTAAGAAGCAAAAAAATTATAATTCCTATAACAAAAGAAAAATATTCTTTAAAAATCATAAAAAATATTATAAGATTTGGATTTTCACCTTTTTTTATATTGGCTACAGATAGTCTTATTTTAATAATGTTGAATACTATGTTACAAAAATATGGTGGAGTAGCTCAAGGAGATTTATTAATATCAGCAGCTACTATTATCCAAAGTTTTCTTTTGCTTATTACAGGTCCATTGATAGGACTTTCAGGAGGAACTCAACCTCTTTTAAGTTATAATTATGGAGCTAAACAAATAGATAGAGTAAAGAAAGCAGAAAAATATATTATAATTTTTGCTTTAGTTTTAACAGGGGCTATGTTTTTCTTAACAGATTATATTTCACCTAAATTTATAAACTTTTTTACAGACGAAAAAGAATTAGTAGAAGTTTCACTTTGGGGAATAAAAAATAGTCTTTGGGGAATAATTCCTCTTTCTTTTCAATATTGTTATGTAGATGGTTTTACAGCAGTAGGAAGAATTAAAACAGCTTTTGCTCTTTCAATGAATAGAAAAATTATCTATGTATTAAGCACTTTATTCTTACCTATGTTTTTTCAAGCAAAATTTGCTTTTTTTGCTCAACCAATATGTGATATAATAGGAGCTATTGTTAGTATTACTACATTTTTCTTTATATTTAATAAACATTTAGAAAAAAGACTTTTACAAAATTAA
- a CDS encoding biotin-dependent carboxyltransferase family protein, producing METLKILDAGLLTTVQDLGRYGYQRYGVSASGVMDNFSARIANILVGNSQEEAVLETTLKGIKVEFLKDTMFSITGAQCDSSLNEEKIELWKSYRAKKGDILKMGICKAGLRNYIAFSGGIDVPVIMNSKSTNLKAKIGGFQGRKLMTNDILSIGNAIGENILKLKDEYIPRYQKEIEVGVILGQQDDHFTEKGIETFFNEIYTVTQESDRMGIRLSSVSGEVIEHKNGGDIISDGITFGAIQVPGSGQPIIMMADRQTTGGYTKIGNVISSDLPKLAQATPGSKVKFKKYSLEEALIALKNMNEIIENTTSYNRFKLEEKDEFVMRKYSVKINGKVFNLEVERIK from the coding sequence ATGGAAACTTTAAAAATTTTAGATGCAGGACTTTTAACAACTGTACAAGATTTAGGAAGATATGGTTATCAAAGATATGGAGTTTCTGCTTCAGGTGTAATGGATAATTTTTCAGCTAGAATCGCTAATATCCTTGTTGGAAATTCTCAGGAAGAAGCAGTATTGGAAACAACTTTAAAAGGAATAAAAGTAGAATTTTTGAAGGATACAATGTTTTCAATAACAGGAGCTCAATGTGACTCATCTTTAAATGAAGAAAAAATAGAATTATGGAAAAGTTATAGAGCTAAGAAAGGCGATATTTTAAAAATGGGAATTTGTAAAGCTGGACTTAGAAATTATATAGCTTTTTCAGGTGGGATAGATGTTCCAGTAATTATGAATAGCAAATCAACAAATTTAAAAGCTAAAATAGGTGGTTTCCAAGGTAGAAAACTTATGACTAATGATATTTTATCTATAGGAAACGCTATTGGAGAGAATATATTAAAATTAAAAGATGAATACATACCTAGATATCAAAAAGAAATAGAAGTTGGAGTTATACTGGGACAACAGGATGACCATTTTACAGAAAAGGGAATAGAAACTTTCTTTAATGAAATTTATACAGTAACTCAAGAAAGTGATAGAATGGGAATTAGATTATCTTCTGTATCAGGTGAAGTTATTGAACATAAAAATGGAGGAGACATAATTTCTGATGGAATAACTTTTGGAGCTATTCAAGTACCAGGTAGTGGTCAACCAATAATAATGATGGCAGATAGACAAACTACAGGGGGATATACAAAGATAGGAAATGTAATTTCTAGTGATTTACCAAAACTTGCTCAAGCAACACCAGGTTCAAAAGTAAAATTTAAAAAATATTCTTTAGAAGAAGCATTAATTGCTTTAAAAAATATGAATGAGATAATAGAAAATACTACTTCATATAATAGGTTTAAATTAGAAGAAAAAGATGAATTTGTAATGAGAAAGTATAGTGTAAAAATAAATGGAAAAGTATTTAACCTTGAAGTAGAGAGAATAAAATAA